One Clupea harengus chromosome 12, Ch_v2.0.2, whole genome shotgun sequence DNA segment encodes these proteins:
- the LOC116222919 gene encoding PH and SEC7 domain-containing protein 3-like, giving the protein MAGTFVWVNNSSHAQSVAKAKYEFLFGKPEESSSATSVSSTGTETLPDKESSESLDAELCLQDDSELDETSLFQEIDRELASLLSGLKARCRDAGLDPQDDLDDLDDISPQASIGGPPSSSSSSAMIPCNGASDGRTASVATPPAAATQNGCSEAGLVADENGGEPGRSLLQPSDSFILDTWADALGQDSLSLGSVTEELQALSAGLLALDGRNASVAGQDKPQPAGTSGDESSAVAEGGRPSRTETQNQTEAGMEALGGDGGGLLEESSKILAEFPVIFTAFLDGGQSRDKPPKKLRFVESREDGAQGSGSGAVNGTGGAEGTHREVQPQNPRDTSPSLGASGAMERPLVEALEDEVFRAVPEVCVLSPESEAASEHSSRSAEEAKSSEAEAKRSQTSEEATDVFSSQFESIVESDRLRSTFYSSLDSLDALSSADDEPEPDPEPSFTFDLPLTPMIQQRLKESSSHFLDGAAEFGRQEVLSVTATGRSGRGALEMTTSFVDVMDSRDPGSVSVSTETETTSSRHSSDGHSSGHSAGPVSNGVGDSAGQDSKDWLQGCLR; this is encoded by the exons gcTGGAACATTTGTTTGGGTCAACAACTCCTCGCATGCTCAAAGTGTCGCCAAGGCCAAATACGAGTTTCTCTTCGGGAAGCCGGAGGAGTCGAGCTCTGCCACCAGCG TGTCATCGACTGGAACTGAAACTCTGCCGGATAAGGAGAGCAGTGAGAGTTTGGACGCAGAGCTTTGCCTGCAGGATGACAGCGAGCTGGACGAGACCTCGCTCTTCCAGGAGATCGACCGCGAGCTGGCCAGCCTGCTGAGCGGCCTCAAGGCCAGGTGTCGGGATGCAGGCCTGGACCCACAGGACGACCTGGACGACCTGGACGACATCTCACCACAGGCCAGCATCGGCggccccccttcctcttcctcttcctcggccATGATCCCCTGCAACGGCGCCAGCGACGGGCGGACGGCCTCCGTGGCCACCCCCCCCGCCGCCGCCACCCAGAACGGCTGCTCTGAGGCCGGCCTGGTGGCAGACGAGAACGGCGGCGAGCCCGGGCGCTCGCTCCTGCAGCCGTCGGACAGCTTCATCCTGGACACGTGGGCGGACGCGCTGGGGCAGGACTCGCTCTCGCTCGGCTCCGTCACGGAGGAACTGCAGGCGCTGAGCGCCGGGCTGCTGGCGCTCGACGGCAGGAATGCCAGCGTCGCCGGCCAAGACAAACCGCAGCCAGCCGGCACATCTGGAGACGAGTCTTCTGCGGTGGCCGAGGGGGGACGTCCCTCCCGTACCGAGACCCAGAACCAGACAGAGGCTGGTATGGAGGCCCTCGGCGGAGACGGCGGGGGGCTGCTGGAGGAGTCCAGCAAGATCCTGGCCGAGTTCCCGGTGATCTTCACCGCCTTTCTGGACGGGGGCCAATCGCGGGACAAGCCCCCGAAGAAGCTGCGCTttgtggagagcagagaggacggCGCGCAGGGCTCCGGCAGCGGAGCTGTGAACGGGACCGGGGGAGCAGAGGGGACGCACCGAGAGGTGCAGCCGCAGAACCCCCGCGACACCAGCCCGTCCCTGGGGGCCTCGGGGGCCATGGAGAGGCCCCTGGTGGAGGCGCTGGAGGACGAGGTGTTCAGGGCCGTCcccgaggtgtgtgtgctgagcccgGAGAGTGAAGCAGCGTCTGAACACAGCTCAAG GAGCGCTGAGGAGGCCAAGTCCTCGGAGGCCGAGGCCAAGAGGTCGCAGACGAGCGAAGAGGCCACCGACGTGTTCAGCTCGCAGTTCGAGAGCATCGTGGAGTCGGACCGCCTGCGCAGCACGTTCTACAGCAGCTTGGACTCGCTGGACGCCCTCTCCTCGGCCGACGACGAGCCCGAGCCCGACCCCGAGCCCTCCTTCACCTTTGACCTGCCGCTGACCCCCATGATCCAGCAGCGGCTCAAGGAGAGCTCAAGCCACTTCCTGGACGGCGCGGCCGAGTTCGGGCGCCAGGAGGTGCTCAGCGTCACGGCGACCGGCAGAAGCGGCAGGGGCGCCCTGGAGATGACCACGTCCTTTGTGGACGTGATGGACAGCAGGGACCCGGGCTCCGTTTCCGTTTCCACGGAGACGGAGACCACGTCAAGCAGACATTCCAGTGACGGACACTCCAGCGGACACTCTGCCGGGCCGGTGTCAAACGGAGTGGGGGACAGTGCGGGCCAAGACTCTAAAGACTGGCTGCAGGGCTGCCTGAGGTAG